The Gemmatimonadota bacterium DH-78 region GCTGGGCACCCATGCCGGCAACCTCGAGGCCGAGGAGTCGGCGCACGCCATGGCCGCCGCCCTGGCCGAGCACCGCGGCCGCCACGCGGAGCCGGCTTCGCTCGTCGTGGTGGTCGAGACCGAGTACGAGCTCGACGTGTTCGACCGGGCGCTGCGCGGGGTGGAGGTATGACGACCCGTCTGCGGGGCCGCCTGATCGGCGGGGTGGTGCTGGCGGCCTGGGTGGCGGTGCTCGCGCAGCACGTGCGTCGCGAGTACTTCGCCCCCGAGCTCGAGCAGCTCGCCGCCGCGGCGATGGCGCTCAACCCGGGTACCCGTTTCTACTCGCTCACGATGGGCGGCCGCTCGGTAGGGCTCGCCACCTCGGCCCTCGACACGGTGCCCGACGGCTTCCGGCTCGACGACTACATGTCGCTCGAGCTGCCGGCGCTCGGGCAGACCGGCACGGCGGTGGCCCGCACGCGGGTGGATCTCGATCCGTCGCTGCGCATGCGCGGCTTCTCGTTCAGCCTCGAGTCCGACGTGGGCCGTTTCGAGGCCGCGGGCTCCGTGCGCGGCGACACCCTGCTCGAGGTCGCCATCACCTCGCAGGGCAGCCGGCAGTCGATCAGCTACCGGATGGCCGAATCGCCGGTGTTCTCCGCGGTCGTGCCCATACGGGTAGCCATGGGCGGCCACCTGGAGGTGGGCGAGAGCGTCCGGATGCCGGTGTTCGACCCCTCCACCCTCGCCTCACGCACCGTCGAGGTGCGGGTGCTGGAGCACGACACCCTCGTGGTGCCCGACAGCGTGTCGATGGACGCGGGCGGCAGGTGGGCGCCCGCGAGCTTCGACACCGTGCCGGCCTGGAAGATCGCCGAGGTGTTCGGCGGGGTGTCGGTCGAGAGCTGGGTGGACGAAGACGGTCGCGTGCTCCGCGCGGAGTCGCCCCTCGGCTTCGCCATGGAGACCACCGAGTACGAGCTGTCGACGCAGGCCCTCGCCGATGCCCGGTCGAGCGGGACGACCGCCGTGGACGAAGACGTGATCCTGGCGACCGCCATTCAGAGCAACGTCGATCTCTCCGACGCGGAGTCCTACGAAGAACTCCGCTTCGTGCTCTCCGGGGTGGATCTGTCGGGCTTCGACCTCGACGGGGGCCGCCAGACGCTGCGGGGCGACACCCTGATCGTGCGGCGCGAGAACCCGCGTGCTCTCGATCCCGGCTTCGGTCTGCCCTATCCGCGCATGGATCTGCGCGAGGCGCTTCAGCCGGAGCCGCTGATCCAGAGCGACGATCCGCGGGTGATCGAGATGGCCGAGCAGCTCACCGTGCGACGGGCATCGTGGTCACCCGATCCGCGTCGGGTGGCGCAGGAGCTCACGAGCGGCGTGTACAACATGCTCGAGAAGACGATCACCTTCTCCGTGCCCTCGGCGGTGCAGGTGCTGGAGAGCCGGCAGGGCGACTGCAACGAGCACACGGTGCTCTTCGTGGCCCTCGCCCGCGCCCTCGGGCTTCCCGCCCGCACCGCGGTCGGGCTCGTGTTCGTGAACGGCGCCTTCTTCTACCACGCCTGGCCGGAAGTCTGGCTCGGGGAGTGGACCGCCGTGGATCCCACCTTCGGCCAGTACCCGGCCGATGCATCGCACATCCGTTTCATCGTGGGTGGCCTCGCGCAGCAGGTCGAGCTGGTGCGCCTGATCGGTCGCCTGGACATCGAGGTGGTGGAGAACTCCCGTGCCGACTGACCACGCGACCCCGCAGAGCATGCTCCGACTCGAGGGCATCCGGAAGCGCTACGGCTCGTTCACCGCGGTGGACGGGCTCGATCTCGATGTGCACGCCGGCGAGATCTTCGGGTTTCTCGGCCCCAACGGGGCGGGC contains the following coding sequences:
- a CDS encoding transglutaminase-like domain-containing protein, which gives rise to MTTRLRGRLIGGVVLAAWVAVLAQHVRREYFAPELEQLAAAAMALNPGTRFYSLTMGGRSVGLATSALDTVPDGFRLDDYMSLELPALGQTGTAVARTRVDLDPSLRMRGFSFSLESDVGRFEAAGSVRGDTLLEVAITSQGSRQSISYRMAESPVFSAVVPIRVAMGGHLEVGESVRMPVFDPSTLASRTVEVRVLEHDTLVVPDSVSMDAGGRWAPASFDTVPAWKIAEVFGGVSVESWVDEDGRVLRAESPLGFAMETTEYELSTQALADARSSGTTAVDEDVILATAIQSNVDLSDAESYEELRFVLSGVDLSGFDLDGGRQTLRGDTLIVRRENPRALDPGFGLPYPRMDLREALQPEPLIQSDDPRVIEMAEQLTVRRASWSPDPRRVAQELTSGVYNMLEKTITFSVPSAVQVLESRQGDCNEHTVLFVALARALGLPARTAVGLVFVNGAFFYHAWPEVWLGEWTAVDPTFGQYPADASHIRFIVGGLAQQVELVRLIGRLDIEVVENSRAD